From Aquarana catesbeiana isolate 2022-GZ linkage group LG05, ASM4218655v1, whole genome shotgun sequence:
CTCCTCCCTACGTAGGCATAAATGTAGATTCTTATGAAGTggttagaccagtggtcatcaaccctgtcctcagggcccactaacaggccaggttttatgtattaccttggggagatgcagactagaatactgcaatcactgagcagcaaatgatatcacctgtgatgtatttcagttatcttgcaaacctggcctgttagtgggccctgaggacagggttgatgaccactgggttaGACAACACATGTCGGATTACCCTGTGGAATCTGTACATATGCTTCTTTAATTCATATAATTTATCAGAGTTGGTCCTACATCCTACGTACTTGAAAGCAACAGCATTGCCCTTGTGTACTGAGTTTGTCCTTTCATATAAGGAGACACTGTAATAATATACTTGTGCCACAATAATTGTTTTGCCTCTGCTGATAAAATCTGACATTATCagtaccctttaaccacttctttATCAAACTATATGAACCCATCATTTGTTTTAAGATTTCTAGACTTGGCTGACATtctataaagtattttttaagctTACTAATAATGCCACATTGCCTTCTATAGTGTCCCACCCATTAAAAAAGAAATCATGCTTTTGATATTGTATATGTATGTAATATACCATTTGTATATGTTCATGGGCTATTCTTAACTGCTTTATTTAACAATATTTTAGGAATAACAGTAAGAAAGTAGGGTAAAAGTGTTAATAAATGTGTTTTCTTCCTTATAAAGATGGCAGACAACATCATGAAGTTATCTCAAGAAAAAAAGCTTGATGCTGATCTACCTTTACCACCTCCCCCCGAATCAGTACATCATTCTGTTACAGTAACTGGTGCGCAGGATCCAAGCAACCTTCCTCCACAACCACCAAAAGAGTCATTTTCTAAGTTCTATGAGCAGCGACAAGTCAATGAGGTAAAAAGACTTTATCGCCATATGCATCCAGAGTtgaggaaaaatttagaacatgctgTGACTCAAGACATTAATGAATTATTAAGCACAGCAGATGAGCCTAACCAACCAACTTCAGTCAATCTGGATGCAGTGTTGCCAGGGGAGGTGCAATCCATGCGTTGGATCTTTGAAAACTGGAATCTGGATACTATTGGAGAACATCAAGGTAGTCGGAAATTGACTGAAGAAGAGACTGTACTTGGAGGAAATGTTAGAAATACATCTCAGATGTTTCAAGGTCAGACATGTGTAGATGATAACAGGTCCTCTCCTGCCATGCTTGGGAAGGATCAAAGAAAAGGTGATGTAAAGACAGCATTGTGGCTGTTTGAAACCCAGCCACTTGATTCATTAAACAAAATCTACCCCGAAGACACCGAAGTTCAAGAGGCGGTTTTAAAAGACCCAGTGGAAAAGGGTGATGTGAAGGGCACCAAAATGCTTTTCGAGACACAATCTCTAGATGAAGTAGGCCGCTGCAACTCTGTAGAAGAACACAATATCCTTCAGCTCAAATCTGAAATACAAGAGATGAAGGGAGATGTGAACAAAACTATTAAACTGTTCCAGACTGAGCCTCTCTGTGCAATCAGAGACAAAACGGGAAATATTCATGAAATTAAATCCATTTGTAGGGAAGAAACACAGAGCAACAATGTAAACACAGCAAGATGGTTGTTTGAAACCCAGCCTTTAGACACTATTCACAAGGATACCTCCAAAGTTCAGATTATAAGAGGGATTTCCTTGGAGGAGATCGCTAAGGGGGGAGTGAATGCAACTAAATGGGTATTTGAAACTCAACCCTTGGACACAATAAAAGAGCACATAGAAGGAGTATTCCAGGCATCTGAAGACACAATCCAAGGAGGGGATGTCTCAAAGCAAAGCAACGTATTTGGGAAGCAATATCTGGACTCTATAAATGCCAACACTGATAGTAAAATTTCAACTACAGAAGATATAGTTGCTGGTGATGTGAAGTCCACATTATGGCTTTTTGAAACACAACCAATGGAGACACTTAAAGGAAGCATGGAATTTGGCGAGCTGAAAAAAGTTGAACTATCAAGTGAAGAAAAGGGAGATGTCAAACAAAGGAAACATGTGTTTGAAACTTGTTCACTGGACAAAATTTCCCACAAAGAAGAAGAATCTAGTGGGCAGACTGAAACAGACATAAAAGATATTGTTAAAGGGGAAGTGAAATCATTTAAAAATCTTTTTGAAACACTTCCCCTGGATAGCATTCAATCCAGTAAGAGTGTTCATGTTTCTAGCCAGGAAGACATAAAAGTAGGAAATGTGAAGGCAACTCAGGCGCTGTTTGAAAACACACCACTGTATGCCATTGAGGACAGTTTGGGCAATTATCATGAAGTTACATCTGTCAGTCGGGAGCAAGTAGTTAGCGGTgatgttaaaaattacaaatggATGTTTGAAACAAAACCACTAGATCAATTTAATGATGGCACCCAAAAGGTTGACATAATTAAAGGTATCACTAAGCAAGAGATTGAGTCTGGAGATGTGGGAACAGCCCGATGGCTCTTTGAAACTCAGCCTGTTGATGTCTTTTCAAAAGATACACACAGTGCACCCCAGAAAGAAATGTTACAGAAAGGTGATGTGAAGAAATGCAGATGGCTGTTTGAAACCCAGCCTATTGATATATTATATGAAAAATCAGAGAAACCAGAAAAGGAAGCTTTAATCCAGGGTGATGTTAAGTCCTACACTTGGATGTTTGAAACTCAACCATTAGATTCCATCAAAGACTCTGGAGAGTGTTACATAAATGTGAGCAGTGCTTCTCAAAGTGGTTTAGAAGGTGTCAATGTGAAAACAACCAAACATTTGTTTGAGACTGAACCTTTAGACAGTATTTCCTCTTCAAGCGAGTTCCGAAAAGTGATCCGATATGCAAGTCGTGTTGAAATCCAATCAGGTGAAGTCTCGAGAGTGAAGGAGATCTTTGAATCAATGCCAAATGATCAAGTTGCTTTACTAAAAACAGATGTTCCTACAGAAGAAAACATACAAGTTGGTGCTGTAAACAAATTCACCTGGCTTTTTGAAAACTGCCCAATGGATtctataaaaaacaacaaaaatggttTTCAAGAGCTACCCCCAGAAAAAGATATCCAATATGGTGATGTTGGAGGTAAAAAATTCATCTTTGAAACCTATTCATTAGATCAGATCCATCAAGAGTTTGATGAGAAGGAGATTAGTAAAGTGCAAGAATCTCTCACCACTCAAGGAGATGTAAAATCCTGTACCATGCTTTTTGAAACCAAGCCACTGTATGCTATACAAGACAAAAGTGGTGAATACCACGAAGTGACATCAGTAAAAAAAGAAGAGATAGAGAAAGGAGATGTGAGAGGTGCAAAATGGCTGTTTGAAACCAAACCTCTTGATAGAATCAATAAAGATGAGGAAGTATTTGTCATTAGAGCTGTCACACAAGAAGATATTGAGAAGGGCTGTGTTAAGACTGCACGGTGGAGATTTGAAACAGAACCACTTGATGCCATTACTGATATTGCAAAACATGCTGTAAGAACAGTTGATGACATTCAAAAGGGTGATGTCCAATTAAATAAACAGCTTTTTGAAACAGAACAAGTTAGCCAGAAGAAGTATGTACGACTGGTTAGTGTTAGTGATGTTCAGAAAGGAGACGTTAGAACTTCTACGTGGCTCTTTGAAAACCAACCCATTGATAGCCTGAAAGGGGAGGATCAAGAACATCAGGGGATAATAAAAGTGCAAAGAGAAGATAGCCAAAAGGGCGATGTCAAGAGATGCACTTGGTTATTTGAGTCTCAACCACTGGATAGCCTAAAAGATACAGAAAGTCCAGATACTCTTCACACCACAGAAGATATTCCAAAAGCTAATGTAAAAAGCACCACATGGCTATTTGAAAGTACACCTCTTGACAAAATTGACTTGAAACATTCAACTAGTATTGAACAAAGAGAAATAAACATAAAAGATACCCTTGATGCATTCTTCTCCCGCAAAATTATtcagaataaaggaattgtcatagaAAACATCCATAGTGGGAATGTGAAAATGATAAAATATCAGCTATCAACACAAACCAATGTGGATATCCAAAAGGAAGAAACTGTTGGTGGAAACCTTCAAAGAATACTTTTACAGTTACTCCACAGAACTGATGTTGAACCCCATGGGATCCTGGTTGAAGAAAGTGATAGCAGACATCTACAAATTATCAAGTTAAATCTGTTAAATACAGTTCAGTCGAAAGAAGAAGACAAAGAGTCTGTCAGGGATGATGTAGCGAAAGCCGTCAAGATATTGCTGAATGAAGATGACTCTCACAAAACTGGCATTATAATGGAAGAGTCAGAAAGAGGCTCTGTAAAAATTATCATTTACTCTGTTTCATCACATTGTAAATGTAATGAGGCTGGTGAGGTTGTTGCCAAAGGGGATGTTAAATCCACTATTGGCTCTCTCATTGCTTGTAGCCAGGACAGTCAACCAAAACTCTCAGTGACACGTGAACAAAATGAGAAAGGAAATGTTCAATTATACACAAGCTGCATTGAGAAAGGTGATCTGGGGTACCTAAAAAGTCTTCAAGCAGAGTCAGAAATAGATGCTCTTACACTATATGAAAGGAACCCTGTTCATCAAGAAACTGCCACTGAGCAAAATAACACAGCGATGCAAAAAGACAACCAAAGCACTAGAAGTTCAGAATGTGTATATATTTCACCCCCCCCTGTATTTCACCCTGTACAACCTCAGCAACAGTTGAAAAAATGCATAACAGTGAATACAGCAGAATCTAACAACCAAAAAGCTACAACAGGGTGCAAAGTAGTGAAACAAGACATCACTCTGAACGATGAAAGACAAATCAGCTCCACGCTGCAGAAATCTGCAGTCAGCAAAAACAcaactgaagaaaaaaaacagtCTACATCACTTAAAGAATGTTGTGTTGGGGGTCTCACCTCCAATACAGTAAAAGACACTTGTAGAGATAACAGTGATCTTCAAGCTGCATTGTCAGATCTGCGTCAAATCACAGCTGAAgctaaaagcattcaaaaacaggTTCAATGCAAAATCCAGAACACCAACCAAGAAGTTGAATGTACAAAACAGGTTGTACTGGAGAACACTGTGCAACCCATTCAAGCAGCAATACATCAAGAATGTGCATCTGCAAAGCATACCTTAAGTGTTACAACTAAAGCTCAAGAAACACGGACATCTTATGCAAGTCTTCAGAAATCTACCACCTCCACAAAAAAGGTCAGTGATTCTGAAAAGGAGGAGAAAGAGGCTGCTCAGGGGAGTAGGGAGGTTTCTGTAGCAAGAACTAACAGTATTACAGATAATGCTGAGTCACCCAAACAAGCAAAGAATTATTTAAATCCCTTTATTGATGATGAATATAAAACACAATTAGAGCAAGAGGAAAGAGACCAAGATATTGTCAGAGGAGATATTAAGGCAGCAATGAGAGCATTACAGAATGCTTCAACAGAACAAAGAGTAATAGAAAAGGAAGAAGTTGTAAGAGGTAATTTAACATCTGCCCTTCAGTCGCTCCAAAAGTCTAATGTTAATGTATCAAAGGGTGACTTTAAAGCTGCAATGATATACAGAAATGCAGGTCAGTCTTATGCTGCTAGCAAAAGAAAGGATAATGACCAGCAGATAAAAAATGAAGCTTTCATTAAGTCGGTACACCCATCTGACAATGACTCTCCTCCTTCTTCAGCTACTGTAACTGGACAAGAGAAGTACCAACCACCCAACACAAGTGATGCTGATGCAACAAAAGATGACTCTGAAAAGATGAATGATTCTGTACTGACGTTTGCAGAGCCCATTAACCAAAAGGCAAGTGAAAACACATCTGACAAGAATGTGAACACAAAAAGTACATGTCAGCCAACACAAAGAAAAAAGCCAGTACCACCACCAAAGCCAAAACATCTTCTCCCTGGGAAATGTCCCCCACCTCGTCACCGAGCTAAGACCCCCATGACTTCAACACCAGCTTCATCTCCACCACCTACTACTCCAACTGATAACTGTTGTTCCACAATTTTACCAGGCAATGAGTCTGACCAGGCCTATGCTTATTCTGATGGTCCAGCTAAGTTTTCTAAATCCAAAAAAGACATGCTTACCGATAGTATAAACATGACATGCAATGAAAAAAACACCAGTACGACCAAAAAACAAACCTTCGAGGATGAATTTACATTAATGACAAAAACTCAAAATACTACACCAGTCAGTGAAGTAAAAGCTTGTACGGCACAACCAGAACAGTTAGAACCTATTTTAGAAGATAAATCCATAATCTGCCAACCTTTAGAAAATAAAGATAATGTAATAGACAAGACAAACATTACATTAACTGAAACAAGTGATAGTTGTAATCACAGTGATAACAAAGGCGTTGTAATGAGggtaaagaaaagaaaggaaacagAAGATGAAAAACGGAAACGATTATCTATTCATATGGATGAAATTATGAAGGATAATGTCAAAGCAGCAACGGACATTTTTGAAAACTTGAAAAAGCAAGATGAactagagacaattttgaaaaaagtagaAGAACTGGAAGAAGAGGCCAGTAATGTAGATATAAAGTCTGTGAAGGGTTTATTTGAGACTGTTCCAGAATGGATTGCAACTAGTAAAGAAAAAGAAACTCCACATCTaaagcagcaggaagggcacaaAAGTGAAAGCTTTGAGATGCTAAAAGATGATACAGAAAGTGTCTCGTCAGTGGAACTTGCCTTTGAGGATCTTGAAAAGGCAAGTGctgaaataaagtatttaaaagaaCAGACATTAGCAAGACTTCTAGATATTGAGGAAACAGTTAAGAAGGCCCTATATTCTGTTTCAAATTTAAAATCAGAGTCTGATATTGCAAGTCTTTCAAGTCTTTTCCGGGAATCTCTTGAAACTTCATCAAATACATCTCACAATATTAGAAAAATTAGCATTGTTTCCAGTAAGTCAAAACCAGAGAGAACAACACAATCATTAGGACAAAAATATGCATATGCTAAGAACAACCTAGAAGTAACGGAAAATAAGAATACAGAGCTGGAGGTGAATGCTATTCCAAGTCGCCTGTCACCTACATCCCCTTCCTTTATCAGCATAGAATCTACAGCCAGAAAGTCAACACAACAAAATGGGAACTGTTCATCCTCAACAattaatttaaacaaaaatggTCAAGATTGCACAGATCCCTTCATCCAGTGGAATATTTCAAGTGACAATAGTCAATCTTCCTCAGCTGGACTTCTTGGTATTCCAGCAGTTTATGAACCTAATAACAAAGTGAACAATAACACACCATCGAGTCCTGGCTCTCAACGACAAAAAAGTGTTCTGGAGTTGAAGACTGGACCTGAAGGACCTAAAGTAATTGGAACGACAATAGTGACAGAAAAATATGAACAATCT
This genomic window contains:
- the XIRP1 gene encoding xin actin-binding repeat-containing protein 1; amino-acid sequence: MADNIMKLSQEKKLDADLPLPPPPESVHHSVTVTGAQDPSNLPPQPPKESFSKFYEQRQVNEVKRLYRHMHPELRKNLEHAVTQDINELLSTADEPNQPTSVNLDAVLPGEVQSMRWIFENWNLDTIGEHQGSRKLTEEETVLGGNVRNTSQMFQGQTCVDDNRSSPAMLGKDQRKGDVKTALWLFETQPLDSLNKIYPEDTEVQEAVLKDPVEKGDVKGTKMLFETQSLDEVGRCNSVEEHNILQLKSEIQEMKGDVNKTIKLFQTEPLCAIRDKTGNIHEIKSICREETQSNNVNTARWLFETQPLDTIHKDTSKVQIIRGISLEEIAKGGVNATKWVFETQPLDTIKEHIEGVFQASEDTIQGGDVSKQSNVFGKQYLDSINANTDSKISTTEDIVAGDVKSTLWLFETQPMETLKGSMEFGELKKVELSSEEKGDVKQRKHVFETCSLDKISHKEEESSGQTETDIKDIVKGEVKSFKNLFETLPLDSIQSSKSVHVSSQEDIKVGNVKATQALFENTPLYAIEDSLGNYHEVTSVSREQVVSGDVKNYKWMFETKPLDQFNDGTQKVDIIKGITKQEIESGDVGTARWLFETQPVDVFSKDTHSAPQKEMLQKGDVKKCRWLFETQPIDILYEKSEKPEKEALIQGDVKSYTWMFETQPLDSIKDSGECYINVSSASQSGLEGVNVKTTKHLFETEPLDSISSSSEFRKVIRYASRVEIQSGEVSRVKEIFESMPNDQVALLKTDVPTEENIQVGAVNKFTWLFENCPMDSIKNNKNGFQELPPEKDIQYGDVGGKKFIFETYSLDQIHQEFDEKEISKVQESLTTQGDVKSCTMLFETKPLYAIQDKSGEYHEVTSVKKEEIEKGDVRGAKWLFETKPLDRINKDEEVFVIRAVTQEDIEKGCVKTARWRFETEPLDAITDIAKHAVRTVDDIQKGDVQLNKQLFETEQVSQKKYVRLVSVSDVQKGDVRTSTWLFENQPIDSLKGEDQEHQGIIKVQREDSQKGDVKRCTWLFESQPLDSLKDTESPDTLHTTEDIPKANVKSTTWLFESTPLDKIDLKHSTSIEQREINIKDTLDAFFSRKIIQNKGIVIENIHSGNVKMIKYQLSTQTNVDIQKEETVGGNLQRILLQLLHRTDVEPHGILVEESDSRHLQIIKLNLLNTVQSKEEDKESVRDDVAKAVKILLNEDDSHKTGIIMEESERGSVKIIIYSVSSHCKCNEAGEVVAKGDVKSTIGSLIACSQDSQPKLSVTREQNEKGNVQLYTSCIEKGDLGYLKSLQAESEIDALTLYERNPVHQETATEQNNTAMQKDNQSTRSSECVYISPPPVFHPVQPQQQLKKCITVNTAESNNQKATTGCKVVKQDITLNDERQISSTLQKSAVSKNTTEEKKQSTSLKECCVGGLTSNTVKDTCRDNSDLQAALSDLRQITAEAKSIQKQVQCKIQNTNQEVECTKQVVLENTVQPIQAAIHQECASAKHTLSVTTKAQETRTSYASLQKSTTSTKKVSDSEKEEKEAAQGSREVSVARTNSITDNAESPKQAKNYLNPFIDDEYKTQLEQEERDQDIVRGDIKAAMRALQNASTEQRVIEKEEVVRGNLTSALQSLQKSNVNVSKGDFKAAMIYRNAGQSYAASKRKDNDQQIKNEAFIKSVHPSDNDSPPSSATVTGQEKYQPPNTSDADATKDDSEKMNDSVLTFAEPINQKASENTSDKNVNTKSTCQPTQRKKPVPPPKPKHLLPGKCPPPRHRAKTPMTSTPASSPPPTTPTDNCCSTILPGNESDQAYAYSDGPAKFSKSKKDMLTDSINMTCNEKNTSTTKKQTFEDEFTLMTKTQNTTPVSEVKACTAQPEQLEPILEDKSIICQPLENKDNVIDKTNITLTETSDSCNHSDNKGVVMRVKKRKETEDEKRKRLSIHMDEIMKDNVKAATDIFENLKKQDELETILKKVEELEEEASNVDIKSVKGLFETVPEWIATSKEKETPHLKQQEGHKSESFEMLKDDTESVSSVELAFEDLEKASAEIKYLKEQTLARLLDIEETVKKALYSVSNLKSESDIASLSSLFRESLETSSNTSHNIRKISIVSSKSKPERTTQSLGQKYAYAKNNLEVTENKNTELEVNAIPSRLSPTSPSFISIESTARKSTQQNGNCSSSTINLNKNGQDCTDPFIQWNISSDNSQSSSAGLLGIPAVYEPNNKVNNNTPSSPGSQRQKSVLELKTGPEGPKVIGTTIVTEKYEQSDHFGNTIIKSKTSTTVTKQSDTQSSSTYEVVSAAPRFEVTASPLLRRHAMPLAENSNSKGNETGVVFVTFANSKPAKK